The segment GCTGCAGGGATCGGCTGCCGGTTCTGCCATCCCAACCTTTCAGGTTGAATTCGGAACGGTGCAAGTTACTGCCTATGCCAAGGGAACGCTTCAGGGTGGGCAGGCGGACCGGCTGACGGCGCCCAGCATAGGCGGCGACCGGCCGCGCATCAGTTTTATGCTGCCGGCGGGTTCTGAAGTCAAACCGGGCGATGTGGTGGTGCGTTTTGATACCGGGCAAGAGGAGTTCAAGCTGGCGCAAGCGGAAAATGCCGCGGCACAGGCCGCCGCGAATGTGGCCGCCGCCGAGGACCAAGCCAAGGCGCAAGACATTGAAAACGCCTACTCGTTACAGCACGCGCGCTCCGAAGTGCAGTTGGCGGCGATCGCGGTAAGGAAAAATCCGCTGCTGCCGAAGCTTGATGCCAACAACAATCTGCTGGTGCTGCGCTCGGCGCGGGCCGAGCTGGCGCAGTGGGAACAGGACGTCTCCAAGCAACGCGCCAGCGGCCAGGGACTGATCGCCATTCAGCAGGCAGCGGAAGATAAAGCCAAGGCGCAGGCAGCGGCGGCAGGCGGCTACATTGCGGCCATGACGCTGCGGGCGACACGCGCGGGATACGTGGCGGTTGAGTCCAATCCACGGGGTTCGGGGGTCTTCTACCGGGGCATGGCAGTCAAGCCGTTTCAAGTGGGCGATCAGGTCTCGGCCGGCGCCGTGGTGGCGCAAATCCCCAATCTGGGCCAGTTACAGGTGCAGGCGAAGCTGAGCGAGGCGGGCAGCGCCTACGTGGCCCAAGGTCAGGCGGCGGAGGTGCAGATTGAAGGCGTGCCAGGGCGCGTGTTTTCGGCGCGCGTGGTGCGCGTCTCCGGAATTCAACAGAGCTTTTTCAGTAACAACCAGGGCGCGACCTGCGTGCTGGGGCTGGAGGGCAGCGACGCCACGCTCCGTCCAGGCATGGACGTGCAGGCGCGAATCGTGCTGAGCACCCTGCCGCACGTGCTGTGGGTGCCGGCGGAGGCGCTGTTTCAGCTAAACGGAAAGCCGGTGGTGTACGTGCAGCACAACGGGGCCTTTTCGCCGCAAGCGGTGAAGGTAATCCGGCAGGGATCGACGCGGGTTGCGATTTCAGGCATTCCGGCCGGAACGGTGGTGGCGCTCAGCAATCCGGCAGGCGCGGAGGCGGAGACGCAGCCATGAGCGTCCAAGAGCGCAGCTCCGGGCTGAGGCCCGCGCCAAGGGATAACTGGGAACGCTATACAGGAGACCTGCGCCTCGCCGGACAGAATCTCATTCAGCAGAAGATCCGCACCGCGCTGACGGCGCTGGGCATGATCTTCGGCGTGGGCGCGGTGATTGGCATGCTCGCCATCGGCGCCGGCGCGCGCCAGCAGT is part of the Acidobacteriota bacterium genome and harbors:
- a CDS encoding HlyD family efflux transporter periplasmic adaptor subunit, whose translation is MSEAMPQLTGAPQPAASPGSVVQPRRPMRWGLVIVIVVIAGCIAAAVIYGRRLLQGSAAGSAIPTFQVEFGTVQVTAYAKGTLQGGQADRLTAPSIGGDRPRISFMLPAGSEVKPGDVVVRFDTGQEEFKLAQAENAAAQAAANVAAAEDQAKAQDIENAYSLQHARSEVQLAAIAVRKNPLLPKLDANNNLLVLRSARAELAQWEQDVSKQRASGQGLIAIQQAAEDKAKAQAAAAGGYIAAMTLRATRAGYVAVESNPRGSGVFYRGMAVKPFQVGDQVSAGAVVAQIPNLGQLQVQAKLSEAGSAYVAQGQAAEVQIEGVPGRVFSARVVRVSGIQQSFFSNNQGATCVLGLEGSDATLRPGMDVQARIVLSTLPHVLWVPAEALFQLNGKPVVYVQHNGAFSPQAVKVIRQGSTRVAISGIPAGTVVALSNPAGAEAETQP